Proteins from one Mycolicibacter virginiensis genomic window:
- a CDS encoding SCO6745 family protein — MSSARDAWRLLEPLHAVVYFSPEPLAALDAAGYRGFWMGYFAGRAAPLGAVGAEVVHAAFYNFSFERVAKALPAAWGFAPPEAALQARVEGAVAALRRQLAALADGPEVARAAELAARAADAVPLAGRVLGAANHALPWPDPPLARLWHAATVLREHRGDGHIAALLAAGIEGRESHVFHALASGAPRQTYTVARDFTDDEWNRLTNALRDKGLAAAEGLTPDGVRLKAQIEEQTDRLAAPAYEALTETERHDLIRALRPLTHAVVAAGEIPLDSPMGLDLRPLSSGRER; from the coding sequence GTGTCTAGCGCTCGTGACGCCTGGCGGCTGCTGGAGCCCTTGCACGCGGTTGTCTACTTCTCGCCGGAACCCTTGGCTGCACTCGACGCGGCCGGCTATCGCGGATTCTGGATGGGCTACTTCGCGGGCCGCGCCGCGCCACTGGGTGCGGTCGGCGCCGAAGTCGTGCATGCGGCGTTCTACAACTTCTCCTTCGAACGCGTTGCCAAGGCATTGCCCGCCGCATGGGGTTTCGCGCCGCCCGAAGCCGCGCTGCAAGCGCGGGTAGAAGGTGCGGTCGCCGCATTGCGGCGCCAACTCGCGGCCTTGGCGGACGGGCCGGAGGTGGCTCGTGCGGCCGAACTCGCCGCACGCGCGGCGGACGCGGTGCCACTCGCCGGCCGGGTGCTTGGCGCTGCGAATCATGCACTGCCGTGGCCCGATCCGCCGTTGGCGCGGCTGTGGCACGCGGCCACCGTGCTGCGAGAGCATCGCGGTGACGGCCATATCGCAGCACTTCTGGCCGCCGGCATCGAGGGCCGCGAATCCCACGTGTTCCACGCCCTGGCCTCGGGCGCACCGCGCCAGACCTACACCGTCGCCCGCGACTTCACCGATGACGAGTGGAACCGGCTGACGAACGCACTGCGCGACAAGGGGCTTGCCGCCGCCGAGGGGCTCACCCCGGACGGCGTCCGGCTCAAGGCGCAGATCGAAGAACAAACCGACCGGCTCGCCGCCCCGGCATATGAGGCGCTGACCGAGACCGAACGACACGACCTCATCCGCGCGCTGCGGCCGCTGACCCACGCCGTCGTGGCGGCCGGCGAGATCCCGCTTGATTCGCCGATGGGCCTTGATCTTCGCCCACTCTCGAGCGGTCGTGAGCGGTAG